One segment of Humidesulfovibrio mexicanus DNA contains the following:
- a CDS encoding flagellar basal body rod C-terminal domain-containing protein: MGISAAGTSAQALSVLGTSLDATAHNIANVSTEGYRPLRTDLADGPGGQGVQVADVRREQDFSSPAASSSPGAPAVSGVDLTREMTGLITTSRAFEANAVMVRAAEETTGHLLDLVV, encoded by the coding sequence ATGGGGATTTCCGCCGCGGGAACCAGCGCACAGGCGCTTTCGGTTTTGGGAACCTCGCTTGACGCCACCGCGCACAACATCGCCAACGTTTCCACCGAGGGCTACCGCCCGCTGCGGACGGACCTGGCCGACGGTCCAGGCGGGCAGGGCGTGCAGGTGGCCGATGTGCGCCGCGAACAGGACTTCTCTTCCCCGGCGGCCTCGTCCTCCCCAGGTGCTCCGGCCGTCTCGGGCGTAGATCTCACCCGCGAGATGACCGGGCTCATCACCACCTCCCGGGCCTTCGAAGCCAACGCCGTCATGGTCCGCGCGGCGGAGGAGACCACCGGGCATCTGCTCGATCTTGTGGTCTAG
- a CDS encoding rubredoxin, producing the protein MRCACLNCGYIYVPEKGDPSQDIAPGTEARDLPPEWTCPKCKSDQDSFAMMEDDE; encoded by the coding sequence ATGCGTTGCGCGTGTCTGAACTGCGGCTACATCTACGTTCCGGAAAAAGGCGATCCCAGCCAGGACATTGCTCCCGGCACCGAGGCCCGCGACCTGCCTCCCGAGTGGACCTGCCCCAAGTGCAAGTCCGACCAGGACAGCTTCGCCATGATGGAGGACGACGAGTAG
- a CDS encoding TetR/AcrR family transcriptional regulator: MALLASAKSLIAAKGVKAASISEIAARAGVAKGLLFYYFKDKDSLVQAIDQEVQSGYMRDLPPAGGSGTARERLHALIRHHFDFLASSPEDAQFLYQSGGTAAGAAGFYDHLHERILGILAQGERAGEFVSGDKEALAYMLLGSLHGVGRLMLHEFKRDYDAVHHLAAMCDKILMRQGDGPEGPGF, from the coding sequence ATGGCCCTGCTCGCGTCCGCCAAGAGCCTCATCGCGGCAAAGGGGGTCAAGGCCGCCAGCATTTCGGAGATTGCCGCCCGCGCCGGGGTGGCGAAGGGGCTTTTGTTCTATTATTTTAAGGATAAGGACAGTCTTGTGCAGGCCATCGACCAGGAGGTGCAGAGCGGCTATATGCGGGACCTTCCCCCGGCGGGGGGATCCGGAACGGCCCGTGAACGGCTGCACGCTCTCATCCGCCACCATTTCGATTTTCTGGCCAGCAGCCCAGAGGACGCGCAGTTCTTGTACCAGAGCGGGGGCACGGCCGCCGGGGCAGCAGGTTTCTATGATCATCTGCACGAGCGGATTCTGGGAATTCTTGCCCAGGGGGAACGCGCGGGCGAGTTCGTTTCCGGGGACAAGGAGGCGCTGGCGTACATGCTGCTCGGCTCGCTGCATGGCGTGGGGCGGCTCATGCTCCACGAGTTCAAGCGCGACTACGACGCCGTACACCATCTCGCCGCAATGTGTGACAAAATTTTGATGCGTCAGGGGGATGGGCCGGAAGGCCCTGGTTTTTGA
- a CDS encoding glycosyltransferase family 2 protein has product MRHECFDSRSFPPEVSIVIPCRNYARFLPGCLGSISAQGMDLSKVEIIVADDASTDGSADLARQLLEPMPLAAWAVLELPRQGRPGPVRNAGLARARGRALLTLDPDDELLPDFLPRSLEALCAGVDVAYADYVLEEGGARSVVRLRAYHKLLLANQNILPPTALFVRELWDRGARFRAATAYEDWDFWIQLALLGARFVHVDEPLYLYRMHGGNFSLQARLDDGPSKARIVLDNARFFPSWTIAWARGVLSGAPDHMGRGLIPVLREHAGR; this is encoded by the coding sequence ATGCGGCACGAGTGTTTCGACTCCAGGAGCTTCCCCCCGGAGGTCTCCATCGTCATTCCCTGCCGCAACTACGCGCGTTTTCTGCCCGGTTGCCTTGGGTCCATCTCCGCGCAAGGCATGGACCTCTCCAAAGTGGAAATTATCGTTGCGGACGATGCCAGCACGGACGGCTCCGCCGACTTGGCCCGCCAGTTGCTCGAACCGATGCCGCTTGCGGCCTGGGCGGTGCTGGAGTTGCCCCGCCAGGGCCGACCTGGCCCCGTGCGCAACGCCGGCCTTGCGCGGGCGCGGGGACGCGCCCTGCTGACCCTCGACCCGGACGACGAGCTTCTGCCGGATTTTCTGCCGCGAAGCCTGGAAGCGCTCTGCGCCGGGGTCGACGTGGCCTATGCCGATTATGTGTTGGAGGAAGGCGGCGCGCGTTCCGTGGTGCGTTTGCGGGCCTACCACAAGCTGCTTTTGGCCAACCAGAACATTCTGCCGCCGACGGCGCTGTTCGTGCGGGAGTTGTGGGACCGGGGGGCGCGGTTTCGCGCGGCGACGGCCTACGAGGACTGGGACTTTTGGATCCAACTTGCGCTGCTCGGCGCGCGCTTCGTCCATGTGGACGAGCCGCTGTATCTGTACCGGATGCATGGCGGCAACTTTTCGCTTCAGGCTCGGCTGGACGATGGCCCGTCCAAGGCGCGCATCGTGCTGGACAACGCGCGCTTCTTCCCGTCCTGGACCATTGCGTGGGCGCGGGGCGTGCTCTCCGGCGCGCCCGACCACATGGGCCGCGGGCTTATCCCGGTGCTGCGCGAACATGCGGGACGGTAG
- a CDS encoding discoidin domain-containing protein, whose translation MFTVRKVVSVTIVFIPVILQVLWQITNNELPLADGGSIFATSYMTFLKFKEGVIQGLHFTFHSGGRPVLFSVFATPFVPLFHVSPILPTATFVVLVQIATCLIYFFAFSYKLDYLKSALLTCIITTSPFVFSIHTQFMPEIVWHMWFASFLYFILRSNDFQNLFNCTASGMALALTILARPIESVVLLAPALAVYFFYLFRNKKIVLCQFAINCFVLFVSVFGCSLVSWYGLNIYIGFLFVAFTSILFILVAKYFNINKRHSAVSRRIERKDVAMSTFPLRNFFLFLSLVLSVWMIFYAMNILFWAYDNSFGGGAQTNDQINLSRNILLILNDVTNVYGYALTVCLAFSAILAFAINYNSNQGLKNESWTCYWLFALLLSVFPMLVAYSVTGTSDSRRIFLGMIFFFFSTSYYVAYTRFNSKILSSAIWTILVLLFAIQTVAVFAVASGRASLAGTKTYLEKYYGSFGIREPRTYIGRDSDVIKAINSLGVKNAKIAVFSLGMFTDKVLYQAESLRYFALEMAPTLQFGTLWGYTKYEPYLAVVGRLHKQKFNYVLLEDLDNPIADPVTRDRLQSHTFFITDVLDMIRTQGANALPGLAIVKEFDLDGRKQYLFRVYDVLEPTITASSQCQDYSPKGLLDAEQPGWHSQRTPTYPQTVTVQFKMGISFSTVSFLPQEGNADRAPKSVALYKSDDGTCWQQIGASGDVRASTSGDWHVVNVERCSDVKHVRIVILSNCGNKDWLTLRGLRFE comes from the coding sequence ATGTTTACTGTAAGGAAGGTTGTCTCAGTTACAATTGTATTTATACCCGTGATTCTTCAGGTATTATGGCAGATTACTAATAATGAGCTACCGTTGGCAGATGGCGGAAGCATTTTTGCGACTTCATATATGACCTTTTTAAAATTCAAGGAAGGTGTGATTCAAGGCCTTCATTTTACATTTCATTCTGGAGGTAGACCGGTACTATTCTCGGTTTTCGCAACACCATTTGTGCCTTTGTTTCATGTCTCTCCAATTTTGCCGACTGCAACATTCGTTGTGCTTGTGCAAATAGCAACATGTCTTATTTATTTTTTTGCTTTTTCATATAAGCTTGATTATCTGAAATCTGCGTTGTTAACTTGCATAATTACTACGTCTCCATTTGTTTTTAGTATACACACGCAGTTTATGCCAGAAATTGTATGGCACATGTGGTTTGCGTCATTTTTGTATTTTATTTTACGCTCTAATGATTTTCAAAATCTATTTAATTGTACTGCTTCCGGTATGGCCTTGGCGTTAACAATACTCGCCAGGCCTATTGAAAGTGTGGTTTTGTTAGCTCCTGCACTCGCTGTCTATTTCTTTTATCTTTTCAGGAATAAAAAGATTGTGTTGTGTCAATTTGCAATAAATTGTTTTGTCTTGTTTGTCTCTGTTTTTGGATGTTCCCTTGTCAGCTGGTATGGATTGAATATATATATTGGTTTTCTGTTTGTGGCTTTTACTTCCATATTGTTCATCCTTGTCGCAAAGTATTTTAATATAAATAAGCGCCACTCTGCTGTTTCAAGGAGGATTGAGCGAAAAGATGTGGCGATGTCCACTTTTCCATTGCGAAATTTTTTTTTGTTTTTGTCTCTAGTGTTAAGCGTGTGGATGATATTTTACGCAATGAATATTTTGTTTTGGGCGTATGATAATTCATTTGGTGGCGGTGCACAGACAAATGATCAAATCAATCTTTCTCGAAATATTTTGCTTATTTTGAATGATGTTACTAACGTTTACGGGTATGCGTTGACTGTATGTTTAGCTTTTTCTGCAATTTTAGCTTTTGCGATAAACTATAATTCGAATCAAGGGTTGAAAAATGAATCATGGACATGCTATTGGCTATTTGCTTTGCTGTTGAGTGTTTTTCCAATGCTTGTTGCATATTCGGTCACAGGCACAAGCGATAGCCGGCGCATTTTTCTTGGAATGATATTTTTCTTTTTTAGCACTTCATATTATGTTGCCTATACTCGGTTCAACTCTAAGATTTTGAGTTCCGCAATTTGGACGATTTTGGTTTTGCTGTTTGCGATTCAAACGGTCGCAGTGTTCGCTGTCGCCAGTGGTCGTGCATCTCTTGCTGGCACGAAAACATATTTGGAAAAGTATTATGGAAGCTTCGGCATACGTGAACCACGGACATATATTGGGCGCGATTCTGATGTAATCAAGGCAATTAACTCACTTGGCGTGAAGAACGCCAAAATTGCTGTTTTTTCGCTCGGCATGTTTACTGATAAGGTTCTCTACCAGGCTGAAAGCTTGCGATATTTTGCTTTGGAAATGGCTCCGACTCTTCAATTTGGAACCCTGTGGGGCTATACGAAGTACGAGCCGTATCTTGCGGTAGTTGGACGATTGCATAAGCAGAAATTTAATTATGTTTTGTTGGAGGATTTGGACAATCCAATTGCTGATCCCGTTACGCGTGATAGACTGCAATCGCATACGTTTTTCATAACAGATGTTTTGGACATGATCAGAACCCAAGGGGCCAATGCTCTCCCTGGGCTTGCAATTGTCAAGGAATTCGATCTCGACGGGAGGAAGCAGTATTTATTCAGGGTGTATGATGTATTGGAACCAACCATAACTGCGAGTTCGCAGTGTCAGGACTATTCTCCCAAGGGTCTTTTGGACGCAGAACAACCGGGATGGCATTCCCAGCGAACTCCAACGTATCCACAAACAGTAACGGTACAATTCAAGATGGGCATTTCTTTTTCAACGGTCTCATTTTTGCCGCAAGAAGGAAATGCTGATCGAGCTCCGAAATCTGTAGCGCTGTATAAAAGTGATGATGGCACTTGTTGGCAGCAGATAGGCGCTTCTGGAGATGTGCGTGCTTCGACTTCTGGCGATTGGCATGTTGTCAACGTCGAAAGATGCTCTGACGTGAAGCATGTTCGAATTGTCATTTTGTCGAATTGTGGGAATAAAGACTGGCTTACCCTAAGAGGTTTGCGTTTTGAGTAA
- a CDS encoding methyl-accepting chemotaxis protein: protein MKSQQQIPPAPALWAIGVVGSVLILGTFFSANLYAALGMSVICLGLGGYLASKQGGGAEQLKAGLERIMSRKRDFLFDEVRGWREHGELPALVSEALEYNMRRREFYRGAVQAVGTPFLLCDAGGVITHVSKSMLGLLKKTEADVQGKTVSEAFYNKKGVSITERVISEKKDVSQEVRLDFWDGRSADVLAIVNCFRGVGGEVLGAVVCLTDLAEVKEQQRTLQKQQEQAMRVGNSINDLAQRVASASEELSASADEQAKGANRQKAQTESVSTAMEQMTATVLEVAQNATQSSEAASTASKAAGDGVALVRESVTGINQVAESSRKLAQVLEQLNSQAAEIDRIINVINDIADQTNLLALNAAIEAARAGDAGRGFAVVADEVRKLAEKTMTATKEVENSIREIQERSHNAVSTMRETEQQVEVSTELSNRTGQALEEIMRRIDDVTARVAQIATAAEEQSSAAEEINRNIEDIAGIAKEAEEGADQSASATRELAELAQNLLQLSMTFSATKTDESRLRSSSGQMKGILPKLMHDFVGVKYGQAVLAKVNETMGNPMFLPTSSYPDQVLRQMAEIVARETGKEERSVFVELGRYTIGQFHKMYKPYFKAGNLKDFLLTMNQTHADLTKALPGIVPPRFSYEDRGKKLTMIYKSRRGYQHYFEGILRGAAEFYKTRAEITVQVQDAETARAEIVFP, encoded by the coding sequence ATGAAGTCGCAGCAGCAGATTCCTCCGGCGCCAGCCCTGTGGGCCATTGGCGTCGTCGGCTCGGTCCTGATTCTGGGAACATTTTTTTCCGCCAATCTCTACGCGGCGCTGGGCATGTCGGTCATCTGCCTGGGGCTGGGTGGGTACCTGGCCTCCAAACAGGGGGGCGGAGCCGAGCAGCTCAAGGCCGGGCTGGAACGCATCATGTCCCGCAAGCGCGACTTTCTTTTCGACGAGGTGCGTGGCTGGCGGGAGCACGGGGAACTGCCCGCCTTGGTGAGCGAGGCGCTGGAGTACAACATGCGTCGCCGCGAGTTCTACCGGGGCGCGGTGCAGGCCGTGGGAACCCCGTTCCTCCTGTGCGATGCGGGCGGCGTCATCACCCACGTCAGCAAGTCCATGCTCGGCCTGCTCAAGAAGACCGAGGCCGACGTGCAGGGAAAAACCGTGTCCGAGGCGTTTTATAACAAGAAGGGCGTGTCCATAACCGAGCGGGTCATCTCCGAAAAAAAGGACGTCTCCCAGGAGGTGCGCCTTGATTTCTGGGACGGCCGTTCCGCCGACGTGCTGGCCATAGTGAACTGCTTTCGCGGGGTTGGGGGCGAGGTGCTCGGCGCGGTGGTCTGCTTGACGGATCTTGCCGAGGTGAAGGAGCAGCAGCGCACCCTGCAGAAGCAGCAGGAGCAGGCCATGCGGGTGGGCAACTCCATCAACGACCTGGCGCAGCGCGTGGCCAGCGCCTCGGAGGAGCTCTCCGCCAGCGCCGACGAGCAGGCCAAGGGCGCCAATCGCCAAAAGGCGCAGACCGAAAGCGTCTCCACCGCCATGGAGCAGATGACCGCCACCGTGCTTGAGGTGGCGCAGAACGCCACCCAGTCCTCAGAGGCCGCGTCCACGGCGAGCAAGGCGGCCGGCGACGGCGTGGCGCTTGTGCGGGAAAGCGTGACCGGCATCAACCAGGTGGCCGAGAGTTCCCGCAAACTGGCGCAGGTGCTGGAACAGCTCAATTCCCAGGCCGCCGAGATCGACCGCATCATCAACGTCATCAACGACATTGCCGACCAGACCAACCTGCTGGCCTTGAACGCCGCCATTGAGGCCGCGCGCGCGGGCGATGCGGGCCGGGGCTTCGCCGTGGTGGCCGACGAGGTGCGCAAGCTCGCGGAAAAGACCATGACCGCCACCAAGGAGGTCGAGAACTCCATCCGCGAGATACAGGAGCGCAGCCACAACGCCGTTTCCACCATGCGCGAGACCGAGCAGCAGGTGGAGGTGAGCACGGAGCTTTCCAACCGCACGGGACAGGCCCTGGAAGAGATCATGCGCCGCATCGACGACGTGACCGCCCGTGTGGCGCAGATCGCCACTGCCGCAGAGGAGCAGTCCTCGGCCGCAGAGGAGATCAACCGGAACATCGAGGACATCGCGGGCATCGCCAAAGAGGCGGAGGAGGGGGCGGACCAGTCGGCCTCGGCCACGCGGGAACTGGCCGAGCTGGCCCAGAACCTGTTGCAGCTGTCCATGACCTTCAGCGCCACCAAGACCGACGAGAGCCGCTTGCGCAGCTCCAGCGGACAGATGAAAGGCATTCTGCCCAAGCTGATGCACGATTTCGTGGGCGTCAAATACGGGCAGGCCGTGCTGGCCAAGGTGAACGAGACCATGGGCAACCCCATGTTCCTGCCCACCAGCAGCTATCCGGACCAGGTGCTCCGCCAGATGGCCGAAATTGTCGCCCGCGAGACCGGCAAGGAGGAGCGGTCGGTTTTTGTCGAGCTGGGACGCTACACCATCGGCCAGTTCCACAAGATGTACAAGCCCTACTTCAAGGCCGGCAACTTGAAGGACTTCCTGCTGACCATGAACCAGACCCACGCGGATCTGACCAAGGCTTTGCCCGGCATCGTGCCGCCGCGCTTCAGCTACGAGGACCGCGGCAAGAAGCTGACCATGATCTACAAGTCGCGCCGGGGCTACCAGCACTATTTCGAGGGCATTCTGCGCGGCGCGGCCGAGTTCTACAAGACCCGCGCGGAGATCACCGTGCAGGTGCAGGACGCCGAGACCGCCCGGGCCGAGATCGTCTTCCCGTAG
- a CDS encoding DedA family protein: MLTEAISHFAITVLETTGYAGAALLMALESMIAPVPSEAVMPFVGFLVADGKWGMFEALLVTSAGSFFGSYISYLMGYYGGRPFVLKVGKYLLLDVHDLEMTERFFQRKGSSWTLFASRFIPVVRHLVSIPAGIGKMRFWPFAIATTAGATLWNGFLLYCGFKLRENWEMVHAYRHQFDGLIVGMLALTIAWYVWYKLKRRRAMRAESAE; the protein is encoded by the coding sequence GTGCTCACAGAAGCCATTTCACATTTCGCCATTACCGTGCTGGAGACCACCGGCTACGCCGGGGCCGCCCTGCTCATGGCGCTGGAAAGCATGATCGCCCCCGTGCCCAGCGAGGCCGTGATGCCCTTCGTGGGCTTCCTGGTGGCCGACGGGAAGTGGGGAATGTTCGAGGCGCTTCTGGTCACCAGCGCAGGCTCCTTCTTCGGCTCCTACATCTCCTACCTCATGGGCTACTATGGGGGCAGACCCTTCGTGCTCAAGGTGGGCAAATACCTCCTGCTGGACGTGCACGACCTGGAGATGACCGAGCGTTTCTTCCAGCGCAAGGGCAGCTCCTGGACGCTGTTCGCCAGCCGCTTCATCCCGGTGGTGCGGCACCTGGTGTCCATTCCGGCCGGCATCGGGAAAATGCGCTTCTGGCCCTTCGCCATCGCCACCACGGCCGGGGCCACCCTGTGGAACGGCTTTCTGCTCTACTGCGGCTTCAAGCTGCGCGAGAACTGGGAAATGGTCCACGCCTATCGCCATCAGTTCGATGGGCTCATCGTCGGCATGTTGGCGCTCACCATCGCCTGGTATGTCTGGTACAAGCTCAAGCGCAGGCGCGCCATGCGGGCGGAGTCGGCCGAATAG
- a CDS encoding DUF3536 domain-containing protein, which produces MNADNGKKLCIHGHFYQPPREDPWMDTIFPEGSAAPVAHWNERICAESYAPLAWARRLDGQGQIIEIMNCFEYMSFNFGPTLLRWMEHGAPETYARVLEGDRASRERLGHGNAIAQIYHHVIMPLATDLDKRAEIAWALSDFEARFKRPAEGMWLSEAAVDSRTLELLAQAGVRFTILAPRQAREVADVGQENWSPAHEGDLDIREPYLVELPEGRSIAVYFYNGPLSQAVAFEGLLRHGDMFWGRLSSMTGEGLLALATDGETYGHHFKFGEMALAFALSQARAGAEGVALTNYAAYLAQNPPRRRVRIHENSSWSCVHGVERWRSDCGCCAEHRPGWNQSWRGPLRDGLNAVKARIDAHYANLGARLFRDAEDALVSYGRVLSGLESEADFAQAHMRPGLTAAKQDTAWKLLTMQKWALSSFASCAWFFDDLGRIEPLNALTFALRAMQLAQRTGLDDLEPLLLSHIGQASSNDPALGSGHDLWNQEVRPRRESAETILAQALIRLWAEGRLPAVGDEASVTWPGLGVRVRAEAQGGQGARSGRASITWTRESGADEHAWAWELPEGGDPFAGCVRVDGTAAKCIPAAYIPWGKRQALALAWVRRVEEESWTQQVAESQLGAHLFLPFREAQQTQTGGECWDRLWSALAWQWIMGEVPAARDFLAFLKDRGREHPERGLLSQRVGRELVRLLNAPAPDCRNVRRMLEHAAGVGLEPNLFAAQNLYWERLKDEPSACAAGLALGFAPR; this is translated from the coding sequence ATGAACGCCGACAACGGAAAGAAGCTCTGCATACACGGCCATTTCTACCAACCCCCCAGGGAAGACCCCTGGATGGACACCATTTTTCCAGAGGGCAGCGCCGCCCCGGTCGCGCACTGGAACGAACGCATCTGCGCCGAGAGCTACGCCCCCCTGGCCTGGGCCAGGCGGCTGGACGGCCAGGGCCAAATCATAGAAATCATGAACTGTTTCGAATACATGAGCTTTAATTTCGGCCCCACGCTGCTGCGCTGGATGGAGCATGGCGCCCCTGAAACGTACGCCCGCGTGCTGGAGGGCGACCGCGCCAGCCGCGAACGCCTGGGGCACGGCAACGCCATCGCGCAGATCTACCACCACGTCATCATGCCGCTGGCCACGGACCTGGACAAGCGCGCGGAAATCGCCTGGGCACTTTCGGACTTCGAGGCACGCTTCAAGCGCCCGGCAGAGGGCATGTGGCTCTCCGAGGCGGCCGTGGACAGCCGCACCCTGGAGCTGCTCGCCCAGGCGGGCGTGCGCTTCACCATCCTGGCCCCGCGCCAGGCGCGCGAGGTTGCCGATGTTGGACAGGAGAACTGGTCCCCCGCCCATGAAGGCGACCTGGACATCCGTGAACCCTACCTGGTGGAATTGCCGGAAGGGCGCAGCATCGCCGTATACTTTTACAACGGCCCCCTTTCCCAGGCCGTGGCCTTCGAGGGGTTGCTGCGGCACGGGGACATGTTCTGGGGGCGCCTTTCCTCCATGACCGGCGAGGGGCTGCTCGCCCTGGCCACGGACGGCGAAACCTACGGGCACCACTTCAAGTTCGGGGAAATGGCCCTGGCCTTCGCCCTGTCCCAGGCCCGGGCCGGGGCGGAAGGGGTGGCGCTGACCAACTACGCCGCCTACCTGGCGCAGAACCCGCCCCGGCGGCGGGTGCGCATCCACGAGAACAGCTCCTGGAGCTGCGTCCACGGGGTGGAGCGCTGGCGGTCGGACTGCGGCTGCTGCGCCGAACACCGCCCCGGCTGGAACCAAAGCTGGCGCGGCCCGCTGCGCGACGGGCTGAACGCCGTCAAGGCCCGCATCGACGCGCACTACGCGAACCTGGGGGCCAGGCTCTTCCGCGATGCGGAGGACGCGCTGGTATCGTACGGACGCGTGCTCTCCGGCCTGGAAAGCGAGGCGGACTTCGCCCAGGCGCACATGCGCCCTGGACTCACCGCGGCCAAGCAGGACACGGCCTGGAAACTGCTCACCATGCAGAAGTGGGCCCTGTCCTCCTTCGCCAGTTGCGCCTGGTTCTTCGATGACTTGGGGCGCATCGAACCGTTGAACGCCCTGACCTTCGCGCTGCGCGCCATGCAGCTTGCCCAGCGCACCGGCCTGGACGATCTGGAGCCGCTGTTGCTTTCGCACATCGGCCAGGCCAGCAGCAACGACCCGGCTCTGGGCAGCGGGCACGACCTGTGGAACCAGGAGGTTCGGCCGCGCCGCGAGAGCGCGGAGACCATCCTGGCCCAGGCGCTCATTCGCCTGTGGGCCGAGGGACGCCTGCCCGCCGTCGGTGACGAGGCCTCCGTGACCTGGCCGGGGCTTGGCGTGCGGGTGCGCGCGGAAGCCCAGGGCGGACAGGGCGCGCGCAGCGGCCGGGCCAGCATCACCTGGACCAGGGAGAGCGGCGCGGACGAACACGCCTGGGCCTGGGAGCTGCCCGAGGGCGGAGACCCCTTCGCCGGGTGCGTGCGCGTGGATGGAACGGCGGCCAAGTGCATTCCCGCCGCCTACATTCCATGGGGCAAGCGGCAGGCCCTGGCCCTGGCCTGGGTGCGCCGCGTGGAGGAAGAAAGCTGGACCCAGCAGGTCGCGGAGTCCCAACTGGGGGCGCACCTGTTCCTGCCCTTCCGCGAGGCCCAGCAGACCCAGACCGGCGGCGAATGCTGGGATCGTCTTTGGTCCGCCCTGGCCTGGCAGTGGATCATGGGAGAAGTGCCCGCCGCGAGGGATTTCCTCGCCTTCCTCAAGGACAGGGGCCGCGAGCACCCGGAGCGGGGGCTGCTGTCCCAACGCGTGGGCCGCGAACTTGTGCGCCTGCTGAACGCCCCCGCCCCGGACTGCCGCAACGTGCGCAGGATGCTCGAACACGCCGCCGGAGTGGGGCTTGAACCGAACCTGTTCGCCGCGCAAAACCTGTACTGGGAACGCCTCAAGGACGAGCCATCCGCCTGCGCCGCGGGCCTGGCTCTGGGGTTTGCGCCGCGCTGA
- a CDS encoding FecR family protein, with product MPDSPSRRAPFRAGLAAALAGLLLCAAFSLGAYAADVESIGHVSRAQGLSFAVRGANLRALERNSLVGRDDVLKTGPGSRLEIVLLDETRLALGADTVFGVERYGLGRRGGGVLFKLDKGSFRLVTGGMEATREVAFEVATPLGVVGVLGADFWAGLLLEGELDVLLVSGKGVSVVTDGGRTEITRPMEGLSLSSRAAPPPAPSMWSPDRRERALRTVAFGK from the coding sequence ATGCCCGACTCCCCGTCAAGACGCGCTCCGTTCCGGGCTGGCCTCGCAGCCGCGCTCGCCGGCCTGCTTCTGTGCGCAGCTTTTTCCCTTGGGGCCTATGCTGCGGATGTGGAGTCCATCGGGCACGTGAGCCGCGCCCAGGGGCTTTCCTTCGCCGTGCGCGGAGCCAACCTGCGCGCCCTGGAGCGCAATTCCCTCGTCGGCCGCGATGACGTGCTCAAGACCGGTCCCGGCTCAAGGCTGGAGATTGTCCTGCTGGACGAAACCCGGCTTGCCCTGGGAGCGGACACGGTGTTCGGCGTGGAGCGCTATGGGCTTGGACGGCGGGGCGGCGGCGTGCTGTTCAAGCTGGACAAGGGGAGCTTCCGCCTGGTCACCGGCGGCATGGAGGCGACGCGCGAGGTGGCGTTCGAGGTGGCGACTCCGCTTGGGGTCGTGGGGGTTCTTGGCGCGGACTTCTGGGCCGGGCTTCTGCTCGAGGGGGAGCTGGACGTGCTGCTTGTCTCGGGCAAGGGCGTCTCCGTGGTCACCGATGGTGGGCGAACGGAGATCACGCGGCCCATGGAGGGGCTGAGCCTGAGTTCGCGAGCCGCTCCGCCTCCGGCCCCATCCATGTGGAGCCCGGACCGCCGCGAACGCGCGCTGCGCACGGTGGCCTTCGGCAAATAG
- a CDS encoding LysR family transcriptional regulator codes for MSFDLTDLRLFLNIADSGSITGGAEHSHLALASASARIRNMEELLGVPLLLRGRRGVKPTEAGLTLVHHGRIVLDQWERMLGDLGEYAAGLRGHVRLLSNTISMTEFLPALLTGYLAEHPNVSIDLKERLSTEIVQEIVDGKADVGVMAKSADTGALEIFPCRKLSFVLVTPPGHPLDGRSQAAFGEALKYDFVGLAEDSPLQRFLEGHAARLGREMSYRVRLRDFYAVGDMVSRGIGVAVMPETAAERCRETRDIRVVRLTDSWVTRNMVLCVRHFDELPVHVRELVESLRS; via the coding sequence ATGTCCTTTGACCTGACCGATCTGCGTTTGTTCCTGAACATCGCGGACAGCGGCAGCATCACCGGAGGAGCGGAGCACTCGCACTTGGCATTGGCCTCGGCCAGCGCGCGCATCCGCAACATGGAGGAGCTTCTCGGCGTGCCGCTTCTGCTCCGCGGCCGACGGGGGGTAAAGCCTACGGAGGCGGGGCTCACGCTCGTGCATCACGGGCGCATCGTGCTGGACCAGTGGGAGCGTATGCTTGGTGATCTGGGCGAGTATGCGGCGGGTCTCCGGGGGCATGTGCGGCTTTTAAGCAACACCATCTCCATGACGGAATTCCTGCCCGCCCTGCTTACCGGCTATCTGGCCGAGCATCCCAACGTGAGCATCGACCTCAAGGAGCGTTTGTCCACGGAGATCGTGCAGGAGATCGTGGACGGCAAGGCGGATGTGGGGGTCATGGCCAAAAGCGCGGACACGGGAGCGCTGGAGATTTTTCCCTGCCGCAAACTCAGCTTCGTGCTGGTGACCCCGCCGGGGCACCCCCTGGACGGACGCAGCCAGGCGGCCTTCGGCGAGGCGCTCAAGTATGATTTCGTCGGCCTGGCGGAGGACAGTCCGCTGCAGCGCTTTCTGGAAGGGCACGCGGCCCGGCTGGGCAGGGAGATGAGCTACAGGGTGCGTCTGCGCGACTTCTATGCCGTGGGCGACATGGTATCCCGCGGCATTGGCGTGGCGGTAATGCCGGAAACCGCGGCCGAGCGTTGCCGCGAGACCCGCGACATCCGCGTGGTGCGCCTCACCGATTCCTGGGTGACCCGCAACATGGTCCTGTGCGTACGGCACTTCGATGAGCTGCCCGTGCACGTGCGCGAGCTGGTGGAAAGCCTGCGGTCGTAA